The Thermincola ferriacetica region CGGCCGGGACTTCCGTATCAATTTTGTAGATATTCCCTGGCATTACATATACCTTATACCAGTCTTCGTCGCCACAAGGATTTATGGCTGCCGATACTTTGCGGCCCAATTCCACTTTTTTGGCATCCTCCAAAGTATCATTTCTCTCCCACATATCAGGAACCAATTCATTTTTCTCCAATATCTGAGCCGTCAAAGTGTATAACTCCTGAGACCAACGGTTATGGTTGCCAAAGACCCTGAAGAAATAATCACCGGCAGGCAAATCGCCAATGATACCGTATACTGCTTCGCCGACTTTCACATTAGAATCGGGTTTAGGAAAAAGCCCCCAGGCATCAAAGCGTGTATCGGCATCTCCCGCTTCTTCCATAGAGTTAAAAGCGTTCAGCATTTCTCCCTGTTCACTATAAATTTCTATGGCAGGAGTAACTTTACCGGCCGGCAGTAATTCAAACTGCAGGCTTGCTCTGTCTGGCACAGAAATCCGGTACCAGTCCTCATCAGCCCCATAATCAAGTTTTTGGGTCACTGGCCGGCCACTTTTTATATATTGGGCATCTTCCTGCCGATTGTTGGCCACGTCTATTTTATCAAAAGAAGTAGTCAGCGCTTTAAATATATCTATCCTTCCGTGACCATACTGAGGGTCCCAACCGGGTTCTCCCAGGTCCTTTGCGGAAGATTCTATGATTTGCCTGACCTCATCAGGCGTCAACCAAGGTTTGGCGCTTATCAGCAAAGCCGCCAGGCCTGCAACCTGCGGCGCTGCCATGGAAGTTCCGCTTAACTCGCCATAGGTAGACCCTTTATGTGGGTCCCAATATGTACTGAAGATCTTTTCGCCGGGCGCACATACATCAATTTCCGGTCCATAACTTGAAAAATCAGCCAATTTATCGTTTTTATCAGTAGCGGAAACAGCAATTACCTGTGAAAGAGCTGCCGGATAACTGATATACTGATTCGCCCAGTTTCCAGCGGCTGCCACCATAATGACTCCCTTTTTTCGGGCATACTCTATAGCCTCATTCAACATGGTTGAATTGGCCATGGTGCCAAAGCTCATGTTAATAACATTGGCCCCATGGTCAGCAGCCCAGATTATTCCGTCGGCAACACTGATATCACTGCCGCCCCAATAATCAAAAACCTTGACTGGCATTATTTTGCAGTTACCGGCCACTCCGGCAATGCCAATCTCGTTATTCGATACGGCAGCGGCTATTCCGGCCACATGGGTTCCGTGTCCGTCATCATCACGGTTACTCTTTAATGGATTTACAGTGTTCGTCCCCGGAACAAGCTTGTTGCGCAAGTCCGGGTGGTTCACGTCCACACCGGTATCTAAAACCGCAATAATTACGCTTTTTCGACCCTGGGTAATATTCCAGCCCTGTTCAGCATTGATTTTCTTTAATGCCCACTGCCTGAAATACATGGGGTCCCTGGGCAAAGCAAAGGGTTTGTAAATATAGTTTGGCTGGACATTCTGCACCAGAGGGCTGGTTTTTAGTTTTTTAACCAGCATGGGAATATCCTGCCCTCCGGTTGTACCGGCCAGTATATAATTGAGCCTGGTATCCTTTTTTAATACGGTAAGCCTATTTTTTTTAAGGAATTCCCGCTGTTCCCGGTTATTACCCCTGAGTTTCAGAATAACTTGATCCTTTAAAAACATAGTATCCATTTTAACAGGTAGCCTGGCTGAATTGCTTGTCGTAGTTCCTGTTGCGCTTCCCGCCGGGGATATCCCAGGAAAAAGCACTGATATAACCATTGTCAGCAGCAAAATAATACTAAATATTTTCTTGGCT contains the following coding sequences:
- a CDS encoding S8 family serine peptidase, encoding MFKAKKIFSIILLLTMVISVLFPGISPAGSATGTTTSNSARLPVKMDTMFLKDQVILKLRGNNREQREFLKKNRLTVLKKDTRLNYILAGTTGGQDIPMLVKKLKTSPLVQNVQPNYIYKPFALPRDPMYFRQWALKKINAEQGWNITQGRKSVIIAVLDTGVDVNHPDLRNKLVPGTNTVNPLKSNRDDDGHGTHVAGIAAAVSNNEIGIAGVAGNCKIMPVKVFDYWGGSDISVADGIIWAADHGANVINMSFGTMANSTMLNEAIEYARKKGVIMVAAAGNWANQYISYPAALSQVIAVSATDKNDKLADFSSYGPEIDVCAPGEKIFSTYWDPHKGSTYGELSGTSMAAPQVAGLAALLISAKPWLTPDEVRQIIESSAKDLGEPGWDPQYGHGRIDIFKALTTSFDKIDVANNRQEDAQYIKSGRPVTQKLDYGADEDWYRISVPDRASLQFELLPAGKVTPAIEIYSEQGEMLNAFNSMEEAGDADTRFDAWGLFPKPDSNVKVGEAVYGIIGDLPAGDYFFRVFGNHNRWSQELYTLTAQILEKNELVPDMWERNDTLEDAKKVELGRKVSAAINPCGDEDWYKVYVMPGNIYKIDTEVPAGLDLAVEVIGEPPADGFAGDKGTEGDLWDNGQHADQIIDTGGQGKNETGTFKPYIEGAGYYYLRVYDKTNGAVNSPYTLQVTEYNPPKDRYEPNESEKDARPIELGSQVEANFSGAEDRDWYQFEVSKTGIVIFDWQAVTTLIPDITIYDEKMEPVSFLNYGSPDPFVSVPPDPAESQRFKVAPGKYYISIANYLGDITGDYKFTLTFDSFNFVDAEINDTYEKSVPIGLGETKTGTLYPMNDIDYYVLDIYEKGPVLIKIIPPQGLDTMVAVFREPEGRKREDIGNDKANEGKYDYPDLDYVVQINSGGGGSVDAGVFMASKPGRYYLAVNGWAEFPGKVPKGTYTLLVRSFKAVPDYWENNNTMQTAKPLGNNAVFSPTFMGTEDVDWFKIFIPASSQLTLKLEPPNDIDGVIELYDSAGRLITRVDQALVGEEELFTLPIKKSGIYFLKVYDYLGNASVLPYKMTVKYIVVGKKGKK